From a single Fusobacterium sp. IOR10 genomic region:
- a CDS encoding tripartite tricarboxylate transporter permease, producing the protein MNDFLAAIPLVFNVSTMLISLLGVILGIIVGALPGLSSTMGVALFIPMTYIMSPSTGLVFLAAIYMASTYGGSVSAILLNTPGTPSAVITAIDGYELTKKGQSGEALSMATIASFVGGIISIFALMLISPPLSKMVIKFGAAEMFLLSVLGLTIIVSLSNGSLVKGLIVGLLGVLISIVGIDTITGQYRYTFDMLPLFSGVSVIATVIGVYSTSQVFKLGAQKRTTIQYDYDSSKKLKIVSLKVVVRNAFNLLRSGIIGTFVGILPGAGVSIASALAYNTSKSTSKHPENYGKGDIDGLAASESANNAVVGGSLVPLLTLGIPGNAVSGVFLGGLIIHGLQPGPQLFLKNGEIVYSLFIGLFVTTFFMLILGLYGAKIFAKISIMPTNILAPIIMALCVVGTFSISNNMFNVYVMFAFGLFGLLLSELKFFQAPFVLGLILGPIAEQEFRRALLISKGNYNIFVSNWIDVVLVILIVLSLIYPSYQAKRMLKKKMQEESK; encoded by the coding sequence ATGAACGATTTTCTAGCTGCAATTCCCTTGGTGTTTAATGTGAGTACAATGTTAATTTCTTTGTTAGGTGTAATATTAGGAATTATAGTTGGGGCACTTCCAGGGCTTTCATCAACAATGGGGGTAGCTTTATTTATTCCCATGACTTACATAATGTCCCCTTCTACAGGGTTGGTGTTTTTAGCTGCAATATACATGGCTTCAACCTATGGAGGATCAGTATCAGCAATTTTGTTAAATACTCCAGGAACACCTTCTGCTGTAATTACAGCTATAGATGGGTATGAATTAACAAAAAAAGGCCAAAGTGGAGAGGCTCTTTCCATGGCTACAATAGCTTCATTTGTTGGGGGAATAATTTCAATATTTGCATTAATGCTAATTTCCCCTCCATTGTCAAAAATGGTTATAAAGTTTGGAGCTGCTGAAATGTTTTTACTTTCAGTTTTAGGTTTAACAATAATAGTAAGTTTATCAAATGGATCCCTAGTAAAGGGATTAATAGTTGGATTACTTGGAGTTTTAATATCAATTGTTGGAATAGATACAATTACAGGACAATATAGATATACCTTTGATATGTTGCCATTATTTAGTGGAGTTTCTGTTATTGCAACAGTTATAGGTGTGTATTCCACATCTCAAGTTTTTAAATTAGGTGCTCAAAAAAGAACTACAATACAGTATGACTATGACAGTAGTAAAAAATTAAAAATAGTAAGTTTGAAAGTTGTAGTGAGAAATGCCTTTAATCTACTTAGATCTGGGATTATAGGAACCTTTGTAGGAATATTACCTGGAGCTGGTGTAAGTATTGCATCTGCCCTAGCATATAATACATCTAAATCAACTTCAAAACATCCTGAAAATTATGGAAAAGGGGATATAGATGGATTAGCAGCATCTGAATCTGCAAATAATGCAGTTGTTGGTGGATCCCTAGTTCCTTTATTAACACTTGGAATTCCTGGAAATGCTGTTTCTGGAGTATTTTTAGGAGGGCTTATAATTCATGGGTTACAACCAGGACCACAATTATTTTTAAAAAATGGAGAAATAGTCTATTCCCTATTTATAGGATTATTTGTAACAACATTCTTCATGTTAATACTTGGGCTTTATGGGGCAAAGATATTTGCAAAAATATCAATAATGCCAACTAACATACTTGCTCCAATTATAATGGCCCTATGTGTTGTGGGAACCTTCTCAATTAGTAACAATATGTTTAATGTTTATGTTATGTTTGCCTTTGGTTTGTTTGGGTTACTACTATCAGAACTTAAATTTTTCCAAGCTCCCTTTGTGCTAGGTTTAATACTTGGACCAATAGCAGAGCAAGAGTTTAGAAGAGCCCTACTTATAAGCAAGGGAAACTACAATATATTTG
- a CDS encoding tripartite tricarboxylate transporter TctB family protein, producing the protein MRIENKKIAMVLGVYILSIMFFIQSFQMIKDSGLFPRFISGIIIFLNTLYLLEIYRGKDESKKNKKDEIVYKKLYVMIFLSAVYILVVPFLGYFISTIIYMVISMNSLGVKNKKTIVLVSIGSALVIYLCFSILLKVHIPVSFLGI; encoded by the coding sequence ATGAGAATTGAAAATAAAAAAATTGCAATGGTGTTAGGAGTTTACATACTATCAATTATGTTCTTTATTCAATCCTTTCAAATGATAAAAGATTCAGGATTATTTCCAAGATTTATTTCAGGAATAATAATATTTTTAAACACTTTATATCTACTTGAAATTTATAGGGGTAAGGATGAAAGTAAAAAAAATAAAAAGGATGAAATAGTTTATAAAAAATTATATGTTATGATATTTTTATCAGCAGTATATATTTTAGTTGTACCTTTTCTAGGTTACTTTATATCTACAATTATATACATGGTCATTAGTATGAATAGCTTGGGAGTTAAGAATAAGAAGACAATTGTATTGGTTTCAATAGGAAGTGCCCTTGTTATATATCTATGTTTTTCAATTTTACTTAAAGTACACATTCCTGTGAGCTTTTTAGGAATTTAA